In a single window of the Nocardioides massiliensis genome:
- a CDS encoding acyl-CoA synthetase has protein sequence MTLNIADLFEHAVDAVPEKPAVKVGDRVVTFAELEADSNRLGHYLQAQGVQTGQHVAIYAKNSIEHVVALLAILKIRAVPINVNYRYVEGELNYLFDNADVVAVLHERTYAPLVAACFPKHDQLRLAIAMPDALAPDDASDISSFDGVWWDDALAGQSAERDFGPRSPDDLHIIYTGGTTGFPKGVMWRHEDFWRTLGGGIDFMSGTVLDEYDQSKQAVEPRMVTFPLSPLMHGGAQAGLLMHLFAGHLTVLEPKFDPVRTWEIIEGEGVQLIFMTGDAMARPLIEEYERKAATGTPYQASQLMAVSSSAAIFSPPVKQRWMAAFPHAFFTDSIGSSETGFQGSGLQDAAHIATDGPVVTPGPHVVLLDDDNALIPIDDDHVGKVGRTARGGHVPVGYYKDEKKSAQTFLTIDGQRYAVPGDFARVEQGGRITLLGRGSNCVNTGGEKVYPEEVEMAVKGHPAVYDVLVVGIPDERFGQAVAAVVELREGATLKLEELRTYLRDHLSGYKLPRSLTIVPEIPRNATGKAQYPRAKELALESITAGA, from the coding sequence GTGACCCTCAACATCGCCGACCTCTTCGAACACGCCGTCGACGCCGTGCCCGAGAAACCTGCCGTCAAGGTGGGGGACCGGGTCGTCACCTTCGCCGAGCTGGAGGCGGACTCCAACCGCCTCGGGCACTACCTGCAGGCGCAGGGAGTCCAGACCGGACAGCACGTCGCGATCTACGCCAAGAACAGCATCGAGCACGTCGTCGCGCTGCTGGCCATCCTCAAGATCCGGGCCGTGCCGATCAACGTCAACTACCGCTACGTCGAGGGGGAGCTCAACTACCTGTTCGACAACGCCGACGTGGTGGCGGTCCTGCACGAGCGCACCTACGCCCCGCTCGTGGCCGCCTGCTTCCCCAAGCACGACCAGCTCCGCCTCGCGATCGCCATGCCCGACGCACTCGCTCCGGACGACGCCTCCGACATCTCGTCGTTCGACGGCGTCTGGTGGGACGACGCGCTGGCCGGCCAGAGCGCCGAGCGCGACTTCGGACCGCGCAGCCCCGATGACCTGCACATCATCTACACCGGCGGCACCACCGGGTTCCCCAAGGGCGTCATGTGGCGTCACGAGGACTTCTGGCGCACGCTCGGTGGCGGCATCGACTTCATGTCCGGCACGGTGCTCGATGAGTACGACCAGTCCAAGCAGGCGGTCGAGCCGCGGATGGTCACCTTCCCGCTCAGCCCCCTCATGCACGGTGGGGCGCAGGCCGGCCTCCTCATGCACCTTTTTGCCGGCCACCTCACCGTCCTCGAGCCGAAGTTCGACCCGGTCCGCACCTGGGAGATCATCGAGGGCGAGGGCGTGCAGCTGATCTTCATGACCGGCGACGCGATGGCACGTCCACTGATCGAGGAGTATGAGCGCAAGGCCGCTACCGGTACGCCGTACCAGGCCTCCCAGCTCATGGCTGTCTCCTCCAGCGCCGCGATCTTCAGCCCTCCGGTGAAGCAGCGGTGGATGGCGGCGTTCCCCCACGCCTTCTTCACCGACTCGATCGGGTCCTCCGAGACCGGGTTCCAGGGCTCCGGCCTCCAGGACGCGGCGCACATCGCCACCGACGGACCGGTCGTGACTCCCGGCCCCCACGTCGTCCTGCTCGACGACGACAACGCGCTCATCCCGATCGACGACGACCACGTCGGCAAGGTCGGACGCACGGCGCGCGGCGGGCACGTGCCCGTGGGCTACTACAAGGACGAGAAGAAGTCCGCGCAGACCTTCCTCACCATCGACGGGCAGCGCTACGCCGTCCCCGGCGACTTCGCCCGGGTCGAGCAGGGCGGACGCATCACGCTGCTGGGTCGCGGTTCGAACTGCGTCAACACCGGCGGCGAGAAGGTCTACCCGGAGGAGGTCGAGATGGCCGTCAAGGGCCACCCGGCCGTCTACGACGTCCTCGTCGTCGGGATCCCCGACGAGCGCTTCGGGCAGGCGGTCGCCGCCGTCGTCGAGCTGCGGGAGGGCGCCACGCTGAAGCTCGAGGAGCTCCGCACCTACCTGCGCGACCATCTCTCCGGCTACAAGCTTCCGCGCAGCCTCACCATCGTGCCCGAGATCCCGCGCAACGCGACGGGCAAGGCGCAGTACCCCCGGGCCAAGGAACTGGCCCTCGAGTCCATCACGGCAGGAGCCTGA
- a CDS encoding NAD(P)H-dependent flavin oxidoreductase yields the protein MRTPLCDEFGIEYPIFAFTPSEHVAAAVSRAGGLGVLGCVRFNDPDELEQTLTWMDENTDGKPYGVDVVMPMKIPTEGTSMDLGAMIPEEHKKFVDETLLKLGVPPLPEGEGREGVLGWLHSVARSHVDIALKHRPVLIANALGSPPVDVIEQAHAAGVKVAALAGAAKHALSHVRNGVDIIVAQGYEAGGHTGEIAGMVLTPDIVDAVGDVPVLGAGGIGSGRQVAASLALGAQGVWTGSIWLGTEEYQNLQSNAGWTTAFTRATSSDTVRTRIYTGKPARLLKTKWTEAWAEEGAPSPLPMPLQNLLVADAHNRINASGDPDVISMPIGQIVGRMNEVRPVADVMADLVSEFEETVTRLDKLRG from the coding sequence ATGCGTACCCCCCTCTGCGATGAGTTCGGGATCGAGTACCCGATCTTCGCCTTCACCCCGTCCGAGCACGTGGCCGCGGCCGTCTCGCGCGCCGGCGGCCTCGGCGTCCTCGGCTGCGTCCGGTTCAACGACCCCGACGAGCTCGAGCAGACGCTCACCTGGATGGACGAGAACACCGACGGCAAGCCGTACGGCGTCGACGTCGTCATGCCGATGAAGATCCCCACCGAGGGCACCTCGATGGACCTCGGCGCGATGATCCCCGAGGAACACAAGAAATTCGTCGACGAGACGCTGCTCAAGCTCGGCGTGCCACCGCTGCCCGAAGGTGAGGGCCGCGAGGGCGTCCTGGGGTGGCTGCACTCCGTGGCCCGCTCGCACGTCGACATCGCCCTCAAGCACCGTCCGGTGCTCATCGCCAACGCGCTCGGCTCGCCGCCGGTCGACGTGATCGAGCAGGCGCACGCTGCGGGCGTCAAGGTCGCTGCCCTCGCCGGTGCGGCGAAGCACGCGCTCAGCCACGTGCGCAACGGCGTCGACATCATCGTCGCGCAGGGCTACGAGGCCGGCGGCCACACGGGCGAGATCGCCGGCATGGTGCTGACCCCCGACATCGTCGACGCGGTCGGCGACGTGCCTGTGCTGGGCGCCGGCGGCATCGGCTCCGGTCGCCAGGTCGCGGCGTCGCTCGCGCTGGGCGCGCAGGGCGTGTGGACCGGCTCGATCTGGCTCGGCACCGAGGAGTACCAGAACCTGCAGTCCAACGCCGGTTGGACCACGGCCTTCACGCGCGCGACGTCGTCCGACACCGTGCGCACCCGGATCTACACCGGCAAGCCGGCGCGCCTGCTCAAGACCAAGTGGACCGAGGCCTGGGCCGAGGAGGGCGCTCCGTCGCCGCTGCCGATGCCGCTGCAGAACCTCCTGGTGGCCGACGCCCACAACCGCATCAACGCCTCCGGCGACCCCGACGTGATCTCGATGCCGATCGGGCAGATCGTCGGCCGCATGAACGAGGTCCGCCCCGTCGCCGACGTGATGGCCGACCTGGTCTCGGAGTTCGAGGAGACCGTCACCCGCCTGGACAAGCTCCGGGGCTGA
- a CDS encoding crotonase/enoyl-CoA hydratase family protein yields the protein MSEPHALVEQRSHTLIVTMNRPESRNALSGEMLDIMTQAWDRVNSDDDIRVCVLTGAGGYFCAGADLKSMNKKPAAEAFESGEYDPTVIKGLLKGFRLTKPLIAAVEGPAIAGGTEILQGTDIRVAGESAKFGISEARWSLYPMGGSAVRLPRQIPYTVAADLLLTGRHILAPEAKELGLIGHVVPDGQALEKALELAAMIENNGPLAVQAILKTIRDSEGKHENDCWADDARVGAAVFSSDDAKEGPRAFAEKRAPQFTGR from the coding sequence GTGTCCGAGCCCCACGCCCTGGTCGAGCAGCGCAGCCACACGCTCATCGTCACGATGAACCGTCCGGAGTCGCGCAACGCGCTCTCGGGCGAGATGCTCGACATCATGACCCAGGCGTGGGACCGGGTGAACTCCGACGACGACATCCGCGTCTGCGTCCTGACCGGGGCGGGCGGCTACTTCTGCGCCGGCGCGGACCTGAAGTCGATGAACAAGAAGCCGGCAGCGGAGGCGTTCGAGTCCGGGGAGTACGACCCGACGGTCATCAAGGGTCTGCTGAAGGGGTTCCGGCTCACCAAGCCGCTGATCGCAGCCGTCGAGGGTCCGGCCATCGCCGGGGGCACCGAGATCCTGCAGGGCACCGACATCAGGGTCGCCGGGGAGTCGGCGAAGTTCGGCATCTCCGAGGCCCGCTGGAGCCTCTACCCGATGGGTGGCTCGGCCGTGCGCCTCCCCCGCCAGATCCCCTACACCGTCGCCGCCGACCTGCTCCTCACCGGCCGGCACATCCTCGCCCCCGAGGCGAAGGAGCTCGGCCTCATCGGCCATGTCGTGCCCGACGGCCAGGCGCTGGAGAAGGCGCTCGAGCTCGCCGCGATGATCGAGAACAACGGCCCGCTCGCCGTGCAGGCCATCCTCAAGACGATCCGCGACTCGGAGGGCAAGCACGAGAACGACTGCTGGGCCGACGACGCCCGGGTCGGCGCTGCGGTCTTCTCCTCCGACGACGCCAAGGAGGGCCCACGCGCGTTCGCCGAGAAGCGCGCCCCGCAGTTCACCGGCCGCTGA
- a CDS encoding LLM class F420-dependent oxidoreductase, with translation MKLGLQLGYWGAQPPANAGELVAAAEESGFDAVFTAEAWGSDAFTPLAWWGRETSRLRLGTSIVQMSGRSPTSIAMHALTLDHLSNGRVILGMGVSGPQVVEGWYGQPFAKPLARTREVVAIIRKVLAREAPVTNDGPHYPLPYAGEGSVGLGKPLKPIVHPLRADLPIWLGAEGPKNVAQTAEIADGWIPIFYTPKSAGMYQPWLDEGFARPGARRTRADFEIAATCHLEITADDGPAKQAVIDGLKPVIALYMGGMGAKDQNFHKQVFERMGYADLAHQVQELYLAGEKDRATALIPDELVDDMHIVGSVGAVKERVAQWADTGVTTLLLSFRSADELRRVAEILA, from the coding sequence ATGAAGCTGGGCCTGCAGCTGGGATACTGGGGCGCGCAGCCCCCCGCCAACGCCGGCGAGCTGGTCGCCGCGGCCGAGGAGTCCGGCTTCGACGCGGTCTTCACCGCGGAGGCCTGGGGCTCGGACGCCTTCACCCCGCTGGCCTGGTGGGGCCGCGAGACCAGCCGGCTGCGCCTCGGCACGAGCATCGTGCAGATGTCGGGTCGCTCGCCGACGTCGATCGCGATGCACGCACTCACCCTCGACCACCTCAGCAACGGCCGCGTGATCCTCGGGATGGGCGTGTCCGGACCGCAGGTCGTCGAGGGGTGGTACGGCCAGCCGTTCGCCAAGCCGCTGGCCCGCACCCGCGAGGTGGTCGCGATCATCCGCAAGGTCCTCGCGCGCGAGGCGCCGGTGACCAACGACGGGCCGCACTATCCCTTGCCGTACGCCGGGGAGGGCAGCGTCGGGCTCGGCAAGCCGCTCAAGCCCATCGTCCACCCGCTGCGCGCCGACCTCCCGATCTGGCTGGGAGCCGAGGGGCCGAAGAACGTCGCCCAGACCGCCGAGATCGCCGACGGCTGGATCCCGATCTTCTACACGCCCAAGTCCGCCGGGATGTACCAGCCCTGGCTCGACGAGGGCTTCGCGCGTCCGGGTGCCCGCCGGACGCGTGCGGACTTCGAGATCGCCGCGACCTGCCACCTCGAGATCACCGCCGACGACGGACCGGCGAAGCAGGCGGTCATCGACGGGCTCAAGCCGGTGATCGCGCTCTACATGGGCGGGATGGGCGCCAAGGACCAGAACTTCCACAAGCAGGTCTTCGAGCGGATGGGGTACGCCGACCTGGCGCACCAGGTGCAGGAGCTCTACCTGGCCGGCGAGAAGGACAGGGCGACGGCGCTCATCCCCGACGAGCTCGTCGACGACATGCACATCGTCGGCAGCGTGGGGGCGGTCAAGGAGCGCGTCGCGCAGTGGGCCGACACCGGCGTGACGACGCTCCTGCTCAGCTTCCGCTCCGCCGACGAGCTCCGGCGGGTCGCCGAGATCCTCGCCTGA
- a CDS encoding acyl-CoA dehydrogenase family protein yields MHIALTPDQEALRRELRGYFAELVTPERRAALAAASGEFGDAAVYKEVIRQLGTDGWLGIGWPEEFGGQARSMVEQLIFTDEAAIAGVPIPYLTLNTVGPTIMRFGTDEQKEKFLPAILKGEMHFSIGYSEPGSGTDLASLQTRARLEGDEWVINGQKMWTSLIQYADYIWLACRTDPELPRHKGLSMILVPADAPGFSYTPVHTVAGVGTSATYYEDVRVPKGNLVGELNGGWALMTNQLNHERVALTSAAPLTHSLRLVREWAQQTKNPDGSRVIDTEWVQIALGRAHARAEMLALLNWKLASDTTHLSPAEASATKVYGSELATEVYRSLMEIVGPHAVLKAGSEGAVLQGRLERYYRSSLVMTFGGGTNEIQRDIIGMVGLGLPPATRR; encoded by the coding sequence ATGCACATCGCCCTGACCCCCGACCAAGAGGCGCTCCGCCGCGAGCTGCGGGGCTACTTCGCCGAGCTGGTCACCCCGGAGCGCCGCGCGGCGCTCGCCGCCGCGTCCGGGGAGTTCGGTGACGCCGCGGTCTACAAGGAGGTCATCCGCCAGCTCGGCACCGACGGCTGGCTCGGGATCGGCTGGCCCGAGGAGTTCGGCGGCCAGGCGCGCTCGATGGTCGAGCAGCTGATCTTCACCGACGAGGCCGCGATCGCGGGCGTGCCGATCCCCTACCTGACGCTCAACACCGTCGGTCCGACGATCATGCGCTTCGGCACCGACGAGCAGAAGGAGAAGTTCCTCCCCGCGATCCTCAAGGGCGAGATGCACTTCTCGATCGGCTACTCCGAGCCCGGCTCCGGCACCGACCTGGCCAGTCTCCAGACCCGCGCGCGGCTCGAGGGCGACGAGTGGGTCATCAACGGCCAGAAGATGTGGACCAGCCTCATCCAGTACGCCGACTACATCTGGCTCGCGTGCCGCACCGACCCCGAGCTGCCGCGACACAAGGGCCTGTCGATGATCCTCGTGCCGGCCGACGCCCCGGGCTTCTCCTACACGCCCGTCCACACCGTCGCCGGCGTCGGCACGAGCGCGACGTACTACGAGGACGTGCGCGTGCCGAAGGGCAACCTCGTCGGCGAGCTCAACGGCGGCTGGGCGCTCATGACCAACCAGCTCAACCACGAGCGGGTCGCGCTCACCTCGGCCGCTCCCCTGACGCACTCGCTGCGCCTCGTGCGGGAGTGGGCCCAGCAGACCAAGAACCCCGATGGTTCCCGGGTCATCGACACCGAGTGGGTGCAGATCGCCCTCGGCCGAGCCCACGCGCGCGCCGAGATGCTCGCGCTGCTGAACTGGAAGCTCGCCTCCGACACGACCCACCTCTCGCCGGCCGAGGCGTCGGCGACCAAGGTCTACGGCAGCGAGCTCGCCACGGAGGTCTACCGCTCGCTGATGGAGATCGTCGGCCCGCACGCAGTGCTCAAGGCCGGCTCCGAGGGCGCCGTCCTCCAGGGCCGGCTCGAGCGCTACTACCGCTCCTCGCTGGTCATGACCTTCGGGGGCGGCACCAACGAGATCCAGCGCGACATCATCGGCATGGTCGGGCTCGGCCTGCCGCCGGCCACGCGCCGCTGA
- a CDS encoding acyl-CoA dehydrogenase family protein — translation MDFTFTTEQDEAAELAATILKDHCTNERQKAVEAEGHRFDRTLWKALADAGLLGIALPDEHGGGGMGLLELTRVLVECGRVVAPVPIVVHTVAGLTVAEHGADAVRQALLPGAADGSTLLTVAAGEEREALPEHPGTSATPGEAGWRLDGTKTVVSAGADADAYLVTARTDEASAVFLVRSDDTGVTVTPQNATDNERVAQLVLTDVALDDDRLVGATDGSTVRWLHDRLTVATCAVHLGVVEGALSLTSGYARTREQFGRPIGSFQAVAQRLADGFIDVLGARLTLWQAAWRLAEGLPAATEVAVAKLWAADAGHRLAHTTVHVHGGVGIDLDGEAHRFFTTAKRLEFTLGAGTEQALTVGRALATEPVA, via the coding sequence ATGGACTTCACCTTCACCACCGAGCAGGACGAGGCCGCCGAGCTCGCGGCGACGATCCTCAAGGACCACTGCACCAACGAGCGCCAGAAGGCCGTCGAGGCCGAGGGCCACCGCTTCGACCGCACGCTGTGGAAGGCGCTGGCCGACGCCGGACTGCTCGGGATCGCACTGCCCGACGAGCACGGCGGCGGCGGGATGGGCCTGCTCGAGCTGACTCGCGTCCTCGTGGAGTGTGGCCGCGTGGTCGCCCCGGTGCCCATCGTGGTCCACACCGTTGCCGGGCTCACGGTGGCCGAGCACGGCGCTGACGCCGTACGCCAGGCACTCCTCCCAGGTGCAGCCGACGGTTCGACGCTGCTCACGGTCGCGGCCGGCGAGGAGCGCGAGGCGCTGCCGGAGCACCCCGGGACGTCGGCCACGCCCGGCGAGGCCGGTTGGCGCCTCGACGGCACGAAGACGGTCGTCTCCGCCGGCGCTGATGCCGACGCCTACCTCGTGACGGCTCGGACCGACGAGGCCAGCGCGGTGTTCCTCGTGCGCAGCGACGACACCGGCGTCACGGTGACGCCCCAGAACGCCACCGACAACGAGCGGGTCGCGCAGCTGGTCCTCACCGACGTCGCGCTCGACGACGACCGGCTCGTCGGCGCGACCGATGGCAGCACCGTGCGCTGGTTGCACGACCGGCTCACCGTGGCCACCTGCGCGGTCCACCTCGGTGTCGTCGAGGGGGCGCTGTCCCTCACGAGCGGCTACGCCCGCACCCGCGAGCAGTTCGGCCGCCCGATCGGGAGCTTCCAGGCGGTCGCCCAGCGGCTCGCCGACGGCTTCATCGACGTCCTCGGTGCGCGCCTCACGCTGTGGCAGGCGGCCTGGCGCTTGGCCGAGGGACTCCCGGCCGCGACCGAGGTCGCCGTCGCGAAGCTGTGGGCCGCGGACGCCGGCCACCGGCTCGCCCACACCACCGTCCACGTGCACGGCGGTGTCGGCATCGACCTCGACGGCGAGGCGCACCGCTTCTTCACCACCGCCAAGCGCCTGGAGTTCACGCTCGGCGCCGGCACCGAGCAGGCGCTGACCGTCGGCCGCGCGCTGGCGACCGAGCCCGTCGCCTGA
- a CDS encoding LemA family protein: MEPAILVLVGAVVAALLALMVSYNRFVRQRVLIDEAWSGIDVELTRRHDLVPNLVRTVQAHAAHEREVLAGLVAAREAATEHRADAPAARQAYEDRVTAALAQVLVRTEAYPELRASTSFLALQDELAHTEDRIAASRRFYNGNVRAYNTRVRTFPSQLVANAFGFAVRDFFELRDPSLAGVPRVGPDL, from the coding sequence ATGGAGCCCGCGATCCTGGTGCTCGTCGGTGCCGTCGTCGCTGCCCTGCTCGCCCTGATGGTCAGCTACAACCGGTTCGTCCGGCAGCGGGTCCTCATCGACGAGGCCTGGAGCGGGATCGACGTCGAGCTCACCCGCCGCCACGACCTCGTCCCCAACCTCGTCCGGACGGTGCAGGCGCACGCCGCCCACGAGCGCGAGGTGCTAGCGGGACTGGTGGCAGCGCGCGAGGCTGCGACCGAGCACCGCGCCGATGCACCCGCTGCGCGCCAGGCCTACGAGGACCGGGTGACGGCGGCCCTGGCGCAGGTCCTCGTACGCACCGAGGCCTACCCCGAGCTGCGCGCCAGCACGAGCTTCCTCGCCCTGCAGGACGAGCTGGCCCACACCGAGGACCGCATCGCAGCCAGCCGACGCTTCTACAACGGCAACGTCCGCGCCTACAACACCCGGGTGCGGACGTTCCCCTCGCAGCTCGTGGCCAACGCCTTCGGCTTCGCGGTGCGCGACTTCTTCGAGCTCCGCGACCCCTCGCTCGCCGGCGTCCCACGAGTGGGGCCGGACCTGTAG
- a CDS encoding DUF3137 domain-containing protein — protein MTPENFFGRFVGRITNRDIELESEDFNRAFTVTCPDPKFAYDVLHPRTMELLLRSRDLAWRFEGDTLLAVSSGKHSPAEVTRVLGVLDAVLDGIPEFVWREVRG, from the coding sequence GTGACGCCCGAGAACTTCTTCGGACGGTTCGTCGGCCGGATCACCAACCGCGACATCGAGCTGGAGTCCGAGGACTTCAACCGCGCGTTCACCGTCACCTGCCCCGATCCGAAGTTCGCCTACGACGTGCTCCACCCGCGCACGATGGAGCTGCTGCTCCGCAGCCGGGACCTCGCGTGGCGCTTCGAGGGCGACACGCTGCTCGCAGTCAGCTCCGGAAAGCACTCACCGGCGGAGGTGACGCGCGTCCTGGGCGTCCTCGACGCGGTCCTCGACGGCATCCCAGAGTTCGTCTGGCGCGAGGTGCGTGGCTGA
- a CDS encoding Zn-ribbon domain-containing OB-fold protein, whose protein sequence is MSRTLSAPVTVAFDYTRSTGPVLGRFFGGLRDGRLLAAKLSDESVVIPPPEFDPVTHAPVTDFVEVSPVGTVTSWTWVPEPVDRQPFDRPFAFALVQLDGATAPLLHALDVSSPEEVRTGMRVRVRWAAERVGHINDIICFEPAGDSDEGADAVAGSGRARALPTEEAASEQSRHPAPDGNGLVLPDPVTGIVTPVSLDYVYAASPEESAFYLALEEGRLIGQRCPECGKVYVPPRSACPADGTPTTDEVELSDTGTVTTFCVVNVPFLGQKITPPYVSAYVLLDGADIAFLHLILDIPAEEVRMGMRVKAVWKPREEWGTTIENISHFAPTGEPDADYDTYKHHL, encoded by the coding sequence ATGTCCCGCACCCTCTCCGCGCCGGTCACGGTCGCCTTCGACTACACCCGGTCCACAGGTCCAGTTCTCGGCCGGTTCTTCGGCGGTCTGCGCGACGGTCGTCTGCTGGCCGCGAAGCTCTCCGACGAGTCCGTCGTGATCCCTCCGCCGGAGTTCGACCCGGTCACCCACGCGCCCGTCACCGACTTCGTCGAGGTGTCGCCCGTCGGCACCGTGACGTCGTGGACCTGGGTGCCCGAGCCCGTCGACCGTCAGCCCTTTGACCGGCCCTTCGCCTTCGCGCTGGTCCAGCTCGACGGTGCCACCGCTCCCCTGCTGCACGCCCTGGACGTGTCCTCCCCCGAAGAGGTCCGCACGGGCATGCGGGTCCGGGTGCGCTGGGCGGCCGAGCGCGTCGGTCACATCAACGACATCATCTGCTTTGAACCGGCAGGTGACAGCGACGAAGGAGCTGACGCCGTCGCTGGTTCAGGTCGAGCGCGAGCGCTGCCGACGGAGGAGGCAGCGTCCGAGCAGTCGAGACACCCTGCACCTGACGGGAACGGTTTGGTACTCCCCGACCCCGTCACCGGGATCGTCACGCCGGTGTCGTTGGACTACGTGTACGCCGCCTCGCCGGAGGAGTCCGCGTTCTACCTCGCACTCGAGGAGGGGCGCCTCATCGGTCAGCGCTGCCCCGAGTGCGGCAAGGTCTACGTGCCGCCGCGCAGCGCCTGCCCCGCCGACGGCACCCCGACCACCGACGAGGTCGAGCTCTCCGATACCGGGACCGTGACCACCTTCTGCGTCGTCAACGTCCCGTTCCTCGGGCAGAAGATCACCCCGCCGTACGTCTCGGCCTACGTGCTCCTCGACGGTGCCGACATCGCGTTCTTGCACCTGATCCTCGACATCCCGGCCGAGGAGGTCCGGATGGGCATGCGGGTCAAGGCCGTCTGGAAGCCCCGCGAGGAGTGGGGCACCACGATCGAGAACATCAGCCACTTCGCGCCGACCGGCGAGCCGGATGCGGACTACGACACCTACAAGCACCACCTCTGA
- a CDS encoding IS110 family transposase gives MTATALHPRVIAGVDTHADTIHVAAIDPLGRDLGDAEFATTPDGYRDAIAFLRSFGEPEVIGIEGTSSYGAGITRATAATGIEVVEVIRPERSVRRLQGKSDPIDAYQAARAALSGRAQAAPKSEDTEALRAVHNARRSAVKARTAAMNQIHHMLITAPTAVREKYRPLKEKALVTALATCRPTASKDPTTSAVLSALRMLAKRHQFLTAQADDLEDQLRELVTAANPHLLSLHGVGANSAAQLLITAGGNPERLRSEAAFAALCGTAPVPASSGKTTRHRLSRGGDRAANCALHTIALVRMSSDPRTRAYVTAQRNKSRPDAEILRMLKRAIAREVFKSLTRGLTAPDLADLRSARQAKNITLTAAAKAMDTYITKIVRTELGTYPDYQLAGRYREWLKAA, from the coding sequence ATGACAGCGACCGCCCTGCATCCCAGAGTCATCGCCGGCGTGGACACCCACGCTGACACCATCCACGTCGCCGCCATCGACCCGCTCGGTCGCGACCTGGGCGATGCCGAGTTCGCCACCACCCCGGACGGCTACCGCGACGCGATCGCATTCCTGAGGTCCTTCGGGGAGCCGGAGGTGATCGGGATCGAGGGAACCAGTTCCTACGGCGCCGGGATCACCAGAGCCACCGCTGCTACCGGGATAGAGGTCGTCGAGGTAATCCGCCCCGAACGCTCGGTGCGACGGCTGCAGGGCAAGTCTGACCCCATCGACGCCTACCAAGCCGCCCGAGCCGCACTGTCGGGACGGGCCCAAGCGGCACCCAAGAGCGAGGACACCGAGGCGTTGCGCGCGGTCCACAACGCCCGCCGCTCGGCAGTCAAAGCGCGCACCGCGGCGATGAACCAGATCCACCACATGCTCATCACCGCACCCACCGCAGTGCGTGAGAAATACCGCCCGCTGAAAGAGAAAGCGCTGGTCACCGCGCTCGCGACTTGCCGACCCACCGCCTCGAAGGACCCCACTACAAGCGCAGTGCTCAGTGCGTTGCGGATGCTGGCCAAACGCCACCAGTTCCTCACCGCCCAGGCCGACGACCTCGAAGACCAGCTCCGCGAACTGGTCACAGCAGCCAACCCACACCTGCTATCGCTGCACGGTGTTGGAGCGAACAGCGCTGCACAGCTGCTCATCACCGCCGGCGGCAACCCCGAACGTCTTCGTAGCGAAGCCGCCTTCGCCGCGCTCTGCGGCACCGCCCCGGTCCCGGCCTCCTCGGGCAAAACCACCCGTCACCGCCTCTCCCGCGGCGGCGACCGCGCCGCCAACTGCGCGCTGCATACCATCGCGCTGGTCCGGATGTCCTCCGATCCCCGCACCCGCGCCTACGTCACCGCGCAACGCAACAAGAGCCGACCCGACGCCGAGATCTTGCGCATGCTCAAACGCGCCATCGCCCGCGAGGTCTTCAAGTCCCTCACCCGCGGCCTGACCGCACCCGATCTCGCCGACCTCCGTTCCGCTCGACAGGCCAAGAACATCACCCTCACCGCCGCAGCCAAGGCAATGGACACCTACATCACCAAGATCGTCCGCACCGAGCTCGGCACCTACCCCGACTACCAACTCGCCGGCCGCTACCGCGAATGGCTCAAAGCCGCTTGA